The stretch of DNA GAGGTCGTCCTGGACCGCCGGGCGACCGGGCATCTTGAGCAGGGACATGATGTCGCGGTGAACTTCTTCCGGCATCGCCATGAACCGCCCATCGGCGGTAGCGAGGAGCCGGCCGTCCGTGCTGCGAATCTCCGAATGCGCGAGGCGAAAACGGCCCTTGGTGCCGGTCGTTTCTCCCACCACCACGATCTCGCATCCTCCCGCCACCGGCTGCCGGAAGGTGACCGTGAGCTGGATGGTCGTGCACAT from Acidobacteriota bacterium encodes:
- a CDS encoding PaaI family thioesterase gives rise to the protein MVERPLPWSDSCFVCGESNTHGLRAKFTVDDEGRVRLETAIDRRFEGYGGHVHGGVVCALLDETAAWAVIHSIGRMCTTIQLTVTFRQPVAGGCEIVVVGETTGTKGRFRLAHSEIRSTDGRLLATADGRFMAMPEEVHRDIMSLLKMPGRPAVQDDL